The genomic region AGAGTGGGCATTTTTTGCAAAGACTGCAAGCTACAAGGAAAGAGTTCCAGACGATTTAGAAAACTGGTGGTATGTTAGAGCCGCGTCTTTACTTAGGAAATTGTATAAAGAAGCTTTTGGAGTTAGCACTTCAAGAACAATATATAGCGGACTAAAAAGAAGAGGAACTAAGCCCCCTCACACTGTAAAAGCTCCTGGTCATGCTAATAGATTAATATTTCAACAGTTAGAAAAGGCTGGTCTAGTAATTAAAACTAAAAATGGTAGAAGTCTTTCACCAAAGGGAAGATCATTATTAGATAAATTATCATACGAAATCTTTAAAGGCTTGGTAGAAAATAATCCTTCTTTGAAAAAATACTTAGAATAGTGATGTTCTATGTCAGAAGATGAATATGATCCTGAGTTACAAAATTTACTAGCCAGAAGGGCTGAAGAAGAAAGTAGAAGAGCATTAGAAGAAAGAAGAAAAAGAGAAGAATATGAGAAACAAAAAGAGGCTTTGCTTAGAGTTATTTTAACACCAGAAGCAAGGCAAAGGCTAAATAAC from Acidianus ambivalens harbors:
- a CDS encoding 30S ribosomal protein S19e; the encoded protein is MITADMVPPNLLIDKLANYIKENVKEVQPPEWAFFAKTASYKERVPDDLENWWYVRAASLLRKLYKEAFGVSTSRTIYSGLKRRGTKPPHTVKAPGHANRLIFQQLEKAGLVIKTKNGRSLSPKGRSLLDKLSYEIFKGLVENNPSLKKYLE